CAGACATCCATATCCAAAATAATACTGGAGGTCCCTTTCCCCGCATCTCATGGTACCTGGACTTTTCTTGCCAGAAAAGATCCATCCGTGATTCATCCGTGGCTGTCGTTTTCATAACCACCATGGAAACTGTCCAGTGGGTTGGGTGTTGCTCTCCCTGCATGTAACACTCGACAGCGACTAGTAATTCAGTGTACGCATCAGATTCTTCAGTTCAGTTCAGTTCAGTTCAGGTCGAGCCGTGATCGATCACCCTGTGCATTCTGAATTTTCTGATGATGGTTGGCATTGGCAGGCGAGTTCGCGGCGTTCCTGACGGGGGCGAACCTGATCATGGAGTACGTCTTCTCcaacgccgccgtggcgcggAGCTTCACAGCGTACCTGGGCACGGCGGTCGGCGTGGACGCGCCCAGCAAGTGGCGGATCCCCGTGCCGGGCCTGCCGGAGGGGTTCAACCAGGTGGacctcgtcgccgtcggcgtCATACTCCTCATCTCCGTCTGCATCTGCTACAGGTCCGTTACTACTGCTGCTGGCTACTACTGCTACCGGCATGCTCGTCAGGTGTCAAATGCTTGTGTCATTCCAGTaaacttttgtttttttggaAGTATGTTGgtatggaaaaactttgctcATTTTTGTTTTCTACTAAAAGTTTTGGTAAACTGGTGTAAGCCTACCTGTCGGCCTGTCGCTTCCCTTGGTTCTTTGCCTTGTCTCTTCCGTGTGCTTTGCTGTCACAGAACTTTTGGCCATATTGGAGTTCTTTTCTGCAGAGAGGCCAAAACCCCATGCAAATATTTAATATCCATTTGGGAcaaatttaattcaattttgccATTTATATatatcttcttcttttttttgtaaAAGTTTTGATGGCCTATGGGGTTGGTGGTTTCGCTGCGTGCTCTGTTCTGCTCTACAACTACAACCTAACAACCAAGTGTGCACTTGTTTTATGGCTAGGATCCAAGATGTTTAGGCCAAGTTGAGCTGATTCCCTTCTCCGGTTCTATCTGTTCTGGAAAATTTTAGTATTCCTTTATCAGAAAGGAAAGAATCTTGCCCATCACCCTTTTTCCAGTCGTGCTGCCTCTTACTTTCTAGCACAATGATGTTgcgatgtcttttttttttggggcatTGCCAGCTATAGTCTTCTTCAGAAACATCTTTCTTTCTTCTCAAAATCAAATGCAGAAGTAAGAAAAAACATGAAAAATGATTTGTATGTGGTCGCAGCACCAAGGAGAGCTCGTTGGTGAACCTGGTCCTGACGGTCGTGCACGTGGCGTTCATCCTCTTCGTCATCGCGATGGGGTTCAGGCACGGCGACGCGCGCAACCTGAGCCGCCCCGCCGACCCGTCCCGGAACCCCGGCGGCTTCTTCCcgcacggcgcggcgggggtgttcgacggcgccgccgcggtgtaCCTGAGCTACATCGGCTACGACGCCGTGTCCACCATGGCTGAGGAGGTGGAGCGCCCCGCGCGCGACATCCCCGCCGGCGTCTCGGgctccgtcgtcgtcgtcaccgcGCTCTACTGCCTCATGGCCGCCTCCATGTCCATGCTCCTCCCCTACGACGCGGTACGcgctctctctcgctctgctcTGCACCCTCTCCGGTCCCACGAGTCAGTGTCACAACCTCCAACGTCACTTAAAAAAAAAGTGCTCTGATCATTATTGCTGTCTGCAAAGTTTGAGCACAAAAATCTCCAACTTGATAAGCATGCCCATTTAGGCATGCATACTCCATGTTTGTTCTTTGCTTGTGTTGGAATGGTGAGTCAGAGGCCAGAGGACAATTCTTGGAATGTGCTGTCCGAGTCCAAGTGGCCATGGTTCTGTTCATCAGATGAGAACATGAGGTCGGCACGGTTGATGCCACTGGCATCCGGTTCCATGCTGACcggcctttttttttcctctcgcTTTTGGGGATGTTGGTCGTATGATCTGGGACGACGAATCTGCAGGCAATATCGTCTGGATTCTGGACAGACAGACAGTGAACTTTTGAGTTTTGACAGATTTTCACCAGGGTTGGATGCTGTTTTTGTCTAAAGAAAAAATCCGGATGATGTGCAGATCGACCCGGAGGCGCCGTTCTCGGGGGCGTTCAAGGGGAAGGCGGGGGAGGCGTGGGTGTCGAACGTgatcggcgccggcgcgagCCTCGGCATCCTGACGTCGCTGATGGTGGCGATGCTCGGGCAGGCGCGGTACCTCTGCGTCATCGGCCGCTCCGGCGTCATGCCGGCATGGCTCGCCCGGGTGCACCcccgcaccgccacccccgtcaaCGCCTCCGTCTTCCTCGGTGCGTGCACGAGCTGCCTcgctctctccccctctctctcgtgATCACCAGCTGCTCTGATCGATGGAGTGATGGTGAAAGATGATGCGCGCTGACCTTGTGCATCGACGCCTGCTTCATCTCGTGAGCGATGCCAtgggggcgacggcgacgagttCGTCAGCTTCACGTGAGCGAATCGATCGAGCTGCTGCTTTCATGGGGGGATCGCGTGATGAAGCAGACATGGCACGGGTTTATTGGGGCGTGATTGGATGTTAATCCGAATTGAAACGAGTCAACGGATCCCATGGTTGACGATGCCCGTGTCGCGCAGGCCTGTtcacggcggcgctggcgctgtTCACGGAGCTGGACGTGCTGCTGAACCTGGTCTCCATCGGCACGCTCTTCGTCTTCTACATGGTGGCCAACGCCGTCGTGTACCGCCGGTACGCGGGCGActccgacgccggcgacggcgaggggctcgggcagcagcagcagcgcaggAGGGCGTGGCCGGTGCTGGCGTTCCTCGGCGCCTTCTCCCTGATCGCGCTCTCCTTCACGGTGGTGTGGCAGCtcgcgcccgccggcggcggcgccagggcgGGGCTGCTGgccgcgtgcgcggcggcggccgtgggcgcggtggcggcgttccAGGCGCTGGTGCCGCAGGCCCGCGCCCCCGGGCTGTGGGGCGTGCCCGGGATGCCGTGGGTGCCCGCGGCGTCCGTGTTCCTCAACGTCTTCCTGATGGGGTCACTGGACCGGCCCTCGTACGTCCGGTTCGGTTtcttctcggccgccgccgtgctcgtgTACGTGCTCTACAGCGTGCACGCCAGCCACGACGCcgaggagagcggcggcggcaaggtgcAGGACGAAGGGTGCAAggtctagctagctagcagggTGGCAGGCTGACGTTTGTAGGAAGGGAGCGAGCTCACTCTGCTCTGTCCTGATCTACCTCCCTTCTCGATGCTTTTCATTAGGTTATGACTAATGGGGATTAGTAGTGATGAATCTATCTACCATGGCCCGCGCACAGGTGTCGCGTCAAGATCCGGGACTGCCACGCCACTGCGCGGTAAGTTGGCGACTGACTGACCGGGATGACGAATCCCGTCTCTCAGTGGCCGTTGGGGTGTGATCCAGGACCAACGAGACGCGGATAAAGCCTGGGGAGCGAAGCTATCTTCCGggtgatgaaaaagagaagcaGAGCTCACGGCAGTCAGGCGAA
The genomic region above belongs to Panicum virgatum strain AP13 chromosome 8N, P.virgatum_v5, whole genome shotgun sequence and contains:
- the LOC120685965 gene encoding cationic amino acid transporter 6, chloroplastic-like translates to MDKAALVAEADPDGAARAGGSFASLRAYGRALAQTPRRLARRACAATAPGEEMSRVRARSGARMARALRWWDLVGLGLGGMVGAGVFVTTGRAARLYAGPGVVVSYAIAGLCALLSAFCYTEFAVDMPVAGGAFSYLRVTFGEFAAFLTGANLIMEYVFSNAAVARSFTAYLGTAVGVDAPSKWRIPVPGLPEGFNQVDLVAVGVILLISVCICYSTKESSLVNLVLTVVHVAFILFVIAMGFRHGDARNLSRPADPSRNPGGFFPHGAAGVFDGAAAVYLSYIGYDAVSTMAEEVERPARDIPAGVSGSVVVVTALYCLMAASMSMLLPYDAIDPEAPFSGAFKGKAGEAWVSNVIGAGASLGILTSLMVAMLGQARYLCVIGRSGVMPAWLARVHPRTATPVNASVFLGLFTAALALFTELDVLLNLVSIGTLFVFYMVANAVVYRRYAGDSDAGDGEGLGQQQQRRRAWPVLAFLGAFSLIALSFTVVWQLAPAGGGARAGLLAACAAAAVGAVAAFQALVPQARAPGLWGVPGMPWVPAASVFLNVFLMGSLDRPSYVRFGFFSAAAVLVYVLYSVHASHDAEESGGGKVQDEGCKV